The following are encoded in a window of Chitinophagaceae bacterium genomic DNA:
- the lpxB gene encoding lipid-A-disaccharide synthase: MKYYIISGEASGDLHGSNLIKELKKKDGSADIRCWGGDKMQAAGATLVKHYKELAFMGFIEVLNNLGTILRNIRFCKEDITQYRPDALILIDYPGFNLRIAKWAKQQGYKIIYYISPQVWAWKENRVKLIKQCVDKMLVILPFEKEFYKKWDYEVEYVGHPLVEVVEEYKRTGMQDTGYRIQDTGSKMQDPGSGIWDHGSGNIIALLPGSRQQEILKKLPIMLEVAKHFPGHQFVVAKAPGLEESFYNELLAPYRNVSAVVDRTYPLLMQSKAALVTSGTATLETALFGVPEVICYKGNAFSYQIAKRLVKIKFIGLVNLIMDKEVVKELIQHDLTVENLKKELTLLLTDPAKQEQVKEDYAALKKLLSQGGNASANAAASIYSFMTRLPE; this comes from the coding sequence ATGAAATATTACATCATATCCGGCGAAGCAAGTGGCGACCTGCACGGCAGTAACCTGATCAAAGAATTAAAGAAGAAAGATGGTTCCGCAGATATCCGCTGCTGGGGCGGCGATAAGATGCAGGCCGCAGGCGCAACCCTGGTGAAACATTACAAAGAACTTGCCTTCATGGGTTTCATTGAAGTGCTGAACAACCTGGGTACCATTTTACGAAACATCAGATTCTGCAAAGAAGACATCACACAATACCGGCCCGATGCACTCATTCTTATAGACTACCCGGGCTTTAATCTGCGCATCGCCAAATGGGCAAAGCAACAAGGTTATAAGATCATTTATTACATTTCGCCACAGGTATGGGCCTGGAAAGAGAACCGGGTGAAACTCATAAAACAATGCGTGGATAAAATGCTGGTCATTCTGCCATTTGAAAAAGAATTCTACAAAAAATGGGATTATGAAGTGGAGTATGTGGGGCACCCGCTGGTGGAAGTGGTGGAAGAGTACAAGAGAACAGGGATGCAGGATACAGGATACAGGATACAAGATACAGGATCCAAGATGCAGGATCCGGGATCCGGGATCTGGGATCATGGATCTGGGAACATCATTGCGTTGCTTCCCGGCAGCAGGCAACAGGAGATACTGAAAAAACTTCCCATCATGCTGGAAGTGGCTAAGCATTTTCCCGGTCACCAGTTTGTGGTAGCCAAGGCGCCGGGACTGGAAGAAAGTTTTTATAATGAACTGCTGGCCCCCTACCGTAATGTATCTGCTGTTGTGGACAGAACATACCCTTTACTCATGCAGTCGAAAGCGGCCCTGGTGACCAGCGGAACGGCTACCCTTGAAACCGCTTTATTCGGGGTACCGGAAGTGATCTGTTACAAAGGCAACGCTTTTTCGTACCAGATAGCCAAACGGCTGGTGAAGATAAAATTCATCGGCCTCGTAAACCTGATCATGGACAAGGAAGTAGTGAAGGAACTGATCCAGCATGACCTGACGGTTGAGAACCTGAAAAAGGAACTGACCCTGTTGCTGACAGACCCGGCAAAACAGGAACAGGTAAAGGAGGATTATGCCGCACTTAAAAAACTGCTGAGCCAGGGCGGAAATGCATCGGCCAACGCAGCGGCATCCATTTACAGCTTCATGACCCGGTTACCGGAGTAG
- the msrB gene encoding peptide-methionine (R)-S-oxide reductase MsrB: MTQTKKYAITKSEAEWRKQLTAEQFQVTRKKGTERAFTGIYWDHHEKGIYKCICCGQELFSSATKFGSGTGWPSFWQPLKKDKVEELPDNSYGMVRTEVNCSRCGAHLGHVFDDGPKPTGLRYCMNSASLLFEKK; this comes from the coding sequence ATGACGCAGACAAAGAAATATGCCATAACAAAATCCGAGGCCGAATGGCGTAAACAACTTACGGCCGAACAATTCCAGGTGACCCGTAAAAAAGGGACCGAAAGGGCTTTCACCGGTATCTACTGGGACCACCATGAAAAAGGAATTTACAAATGCATCTGCTGCGGGCAGGAACTGTTCAGTTCCGCCACCAAGTTCGGGAGCGGTACCGGCTGGCCCAGTTTCTGGCAGCCCCTCAAAAAAGATAAGGTGGAAGAACTTCCCGACAACAGCTATGGCATGGTCCGGACCGAGGTGAACTGCAGCCGCTGCGGCGCACACTTAGGCCATGTGTTCGACGACGGGCCCAAACCAACCGGGTTGCGGTATTGCATGAACTCCGCTTCGCTTCTTTTTGAAAAAAAATAA
- the surE gene encoding 5'/3'-nucleotidase SurE, which produces MVKSKKDKPIILITNDDGITAPGIRNLVDAVKDLGKVVVVAPDKPQSGMGHAITIGQPLRMHKVDIFGDTEAWQTTGTPVDCVKLAVDKVLHRKPDLCLSGINHGANHSINVIYSGTMSAAMEAAIESIPSIGFSLLDYSVEADFSAARFYIRKIVSALLKQKMDKHLLLNVNIPAVRQELIKGIKICKQAYAKYEEDFDERKDPQGKKYYWLTGEFVNFDKSRETDVWALKNNYISVVPVQFDLTNYELKKQLEKKNLFK; this is translated from the coding sequence ATGGTAAAAAGTAAAAAAGACAAACCCATCATCCTCATTACAAATGATGATGGCATCACAGCACCCGGCATCCGCAACCTGGTGGATGCAGTAAAAGACCTTGGGAAAGTGGTGGTGGTGGCACCGGATAAACCTCAAAGCGGAATGGGGCATGCCATTACCATTGGCCAGCCGTTGCGCATGCACAAGGTGGATATTTTTGGTGATACGGAAGCCTGGCAAACAACGGGTACCCCGGTCGACTGCGTGAAGCTGGCCGTGGATAAAGTGCTTCACCGAAAACCTGATCTCTGCCTGAGCGGCATTAACCACGGCGCCAACCATTCCATCAACGTGATCTACAGCGGCACCATGAGTGCTGCCATGGAAGCAGCCATTGAAAGCATTCCCAGCATTGGTTTTTCATTGCTTGATTACAGCGTGGAAGCAGATTTTTCTGCAGCCCGGTTTTATATACGGAAGATCGTAAGTGCTTTGCTGAAGCAAAAAATGGATAAACACCTTTTGCTGAATGTGAATATACCTGCCGTAAGACAGGAACTGATAAAGGGCATTAAAATATGCAAGCAGGCCTATGCCAAATACGAAGAGGATTTTGATGAACGAAAAGACCCCCAGGGCAAAAAATATTACTGGCTTACCGGAGAGTTCGTAAACTTTGACAAAAGCAGGGAGACAGATGTGTGGGCGCTTAAGAATAATTATATCAGCGTGGTGCCGGTTCAGTTCGACCTGACAAATTATGAATTGAAAAAACAATTAGAGAAAAAGAACCTGTTCAAATAA